A genomic stretch from Caballeronia sp. LZ062 includes:
- a CDS encoding H-NS family nucleoid-associated regulatory protein: MDERKRDSIIAYLRSRMAEFGITETALAEALAEAQAAPPPPPTFTKTNGNAANGAHKTHRAMPQLPSVPASNGAGPVFRNASGDTWDGVGDMPEWLKRAVHAGQDIEFYRV; the protein is encoded by the coding sequence GTGGACGAAAGAAAGCGAGATAGCATCATTGCGTACTTGCGCAGCCGAATGGCCGAATTCGGCATTACCGAGACCGCCCTGGCCGAAGCACTAGCCGAAGCGCAGGCCGCGCCACCGCCACCGCCCACGTTCACGAAAACCAACGGGAACGCGGCAAATGGCGCGCATAAAACGCATCGGGCAATGCCGCAATTGCCGTCGGTGCCCGCGTCGAACGGAGCCGGTCCGGTTTTCCGCAACGCGAGCGGCGACACGTGGGACGGCGTCGGCGACATGCCCGAATGGTTGAAGCGCGCGGTACACGCCGGCCAGGATATCGAGTTTTATCGTGTCTGA
- a CDS encoding ABC transporter permease — protein sequence MTRHSPSLPAMHAAQEKRDGFAGSIAKSRELTLFVVLLVLVGATAAVKPDFLNLQNLRDVLLNVSIIGLLTAGMTIVMLMRHIDLSVASIVGVSAYTVGSLFVMFPHMPVVVAIIAGMSIGLLIGALNGALVTFGRVPSLVATLSTLYIVRGADYAWVHGGQINATSLPDAFARIATGSLLGVPNLVLIALVVLVGLSVYLKQYRGGREHYAIGSNPEAARLAGIRVDRRVMIGFLLSGAIAGLAGVLWLARFGTVDASTAKGIELQVVAAAVVGSVAITGGVGTVAGATLGALVLGVINIALVVLRVSPFWQQAIQGALIVAAITLDTLLARSVARRMMRKRDHG from the coding sequence ATGACACGACATTCTCCCAGCTTGCCCGCCATGCACGCCGCGCAAGAGAAACGCGACGGTTTCGCCGGATCCATTGCGAAGAGCCGCGAGTTGACGCTCTTTGTCGTGCTGCTCGTGCTCGTCGGCGCGACGGCGGCGGTGAAGCCCGACTTCCTCAACCTGCAGAATCTGCGCGACGTATTGCTGAACGTGTCGATCATCGGCTTGCTGACCGCAGGCATGACCATCGTGATGTTGATGCGGCACATCGACTTGTCGGTGGCGTCGATTGTCGGCGTGAGCGCGTACACGGTCGGCAGTCTCTTCGTGATGTTTCCGCATATGCCGGTGGTCGTCGCGATCATCGCAGGAATGTCAATCGGACTCCTGATCGGTGCGTTGAATGGCGCGCTCGTCACGTTCGGCCGCGTTCCGTCGCTAGTCGCCACGCTTTCCACGCTTTACATCGTGCGCGGCGCGGATTACGCATGGGTCCACGGTGGACAGATCAATGCAACAAGTCTGCCGGATGCCTTCGCAAGAATCGCGACCGGCTCGTTGCTCGGCGTGCCGAATCTCGTTTTGATCGCGCTCGTGGTGCTCGTCGGGCTGTCCGTGTATCTGAAGCAGTATCGCGGCGGACGCGAGCATTACGCGATCGGCTCGAATCCCGAGGCGGCGCGCCTTGCCGGCATTCGAGTGGACCGTCGCGTGATGATCGGCTTCTTGCTGTCGGGCGCCATTGCGGGGCTTGCCGGCGTGTTATGGCTTGCGCGCTTCGGCACCGTCGATGCGAGCACCGCGAAGGGCATCGAACTGCAAGTGGTGGCGGCGGCGGTTGTCGGCAGCGTCGCGATCACGGGCGGCGTCGGCACGGTGGCGGGCGCGACGCTCGGCGCACTGGTGCTCGGGGTCATCAACATCGCGCTTGTGGTGCTGCGTGTATCACCGTTCTGGCAGCAGGCGATACAAGGTGCGTTGATCGTCGCGGCGATCACGCTGGATACCTTGCTCGCGCGTTCCGTCGCGCGCCGCATGATGAGGAAACGCGATCATGGCTAA
- a CDS encoding helix-turn-helix domain-containing protein produces MPSRPATLPSVVRRMTAGRRLLDGASVEAVANELHLSVQTVRRYKSIVSEGGLDALAKMGVGGRTSVLDRPALDWIAAALQTSARKHGFQSDTWTNARLRELIERRYGVRFSRVYVWQIATNLGLSHRLSKSRR; encoded by the coding sequence ATGCCGTCCCGCCCCGCCACCCTTCCGAGCGTCGTGCGGCGCATGACCGCTGGGCGCAGGCTGCTCGACGGCGCATCGGTCGAGGCGGTCGCGAACGAACTGCATCTGTCGGTTCAGACGGTGCGTCGCTACAAAAGCATCGTTTCAGAAGGCGGGCTGGATGCGCTCGCGAAGATGGGCGTCGGCGGGCGCACGTCCGTGCTGGACCGCCCGGCGCTCGACTGGATCGCCGCCGCGTTGCAGACTTCGGCACGCAAACACGGCTTTCAGAGCGATACGTGGACCAACGCGCGCCTGCGCGAGTTGATCGAGCGGCGCTACGGCGTGCGCTTCTCGCGCGTGTACGTCTGGCAAATCGCGACGAATCTCGGCCTGTCACACCGGCTTTCGAAGTCGCGCAGATAG
- the rhaS gene encoding rhamnose ABC transporter substrate-binding protein, translating to MRKPYRFARGPMLAAAVLAVTVALTASAAEVKSGLKIAFVPKQINNPYEVIADDGGMAAIKEMKGDGKVVGPSDAGASSQVSYINTLITQRQNAIVIAANDANAVVPYLKKAMSQGIKVVTFDSDTAPEGRQIFVNQAESEAIGRGQIQLLSKLIGGEGEFAILSATPNATNQNTWIKWMQEELKKPEYSKMKLVKIAYGNDDDQKSFVETQGLLQAYPNLKGIVAPTSVGIAAAARYISSSPAKGKVTVTGLGTPNQMRAFIKNGTVQAFQLWDPGQLGYLAAFAAANLASGTITGKEGDSFDAGKLGKRTVGKSGEVILGPPTTFDASNIDRFNF from the coding sequence ATGAGAAAGCCCTATCGATTCGCACGCGGCCCGATGCTCGCAGCTGCCGTGCTTGCCGTCACGGTCGCATTGACTGCGAGCGCCGCGGAAGTGAAGAGCGGCCTGAAAATCGCGTTCGTGCCGAAGCAGATCAACAACCCGTATGAGGTAATCGCCGACGATGGCGGCATGGCCGCGATCAAGGAGATGAAGGGCGACGGCAAGGTCGTAGGGCCGTCGGATGCGGGAGCGTCGTCGCAAGTCAGTTATATCAACACGCTCATTACTCAACGTCAGAACGCCATCGTGATCGCGGCCAACGATGCGAACGCTGTAGTGCCGTATCTGAAGAAAGCGATGTCGCAGGGCATCAAAGTCGTCACGTTCGATTCCGACACCGCGCCCGAAGGCCGGCAGATCTTCGTGAATCAGGCGGAGTCGGAGGCCATCGGGCGCGGGCAGATCCAACTGCTGTCGAAGCTGATCGGCGGTGAAGGCGAATTCGCGATTCTCTCCGCCACGCCGAACGCGACGAATCAGAACACGTGGATCAAATGGATGCAGGAGGAGTTGAAGAAGCCCGAGTATTCGAAGATGAAGCTGGTCAAGATCGCCTACGGCAACGACGATGACCAAAAGTCGTTCGTCGAGACGCAAGGCTTGTTGCAGGCGTATCCGAACCTGAAGGGCATCGTCGCGCCGACATCGGTCGGCATTGCTGCGGCGGCGCGTTATATCTCCAGTTCGCCGGCCAAGGGTAAGGTCACTGTGACGGGCTTGGGCACGCCGAATCAGATGCGCGCGTTTATCAAGAACGGCACCGTGCAGGCGTTCCAGTTGTGGGATCCGGGTCAGTTGGGCTACCTCGCGGCATTCGCGGCGGCCAACCTTGCGTCCGGGACCATCACCGGCAAGGAAGGCGATTCGTTCGATGCCGGCAAGCTGGGCAAGCGCACAGTCGGCAAGAGCGGCGAAGTCATTCTTGGACCGCCGACGACCTTCGATGCCAGCAATATCGATCGCTTCAATTTCTAA
- a CDS encoding ABC transporter permease — translation MAKPDSALSIAKRRHLQWEAMLVIVLAVSLVAGRVLAPMFLSSANLSNMLADFTEIALIALPMTLVIVAAEIDLSVASVLGASSALMGVLWHLGLPMPLVIAIVLVAGTLAGLLNGLVIVRFGLPSLAVTIGTLALYRGLAYVLLGDQAIADFPASYTAFGINTVGDTFLPMPFLLVIAGAIVFTILLQATPFGRSLYAIGANPTAAQFSGIDVGKTKLKLFMMSGAMSALAGIVYTLRFTSARGDNGEGFELSVIAAVLFGGVSIFGGRGSMIGVLLSLVIIGVLRNALTLADVSSETLTIVTGALLLSSVLIPNLVARWRAAREKRLMALDL, via the coding sequence ATGGCTAAACCCGATTCTGCTCTGTCCATTGCCAAACGCCGTCATTTGCAGTGGGAAGCGATGCTAGTGATCGTGCTTGCGGTCTCGCTCGTCGCGGGGCGCGTGCTTGCGCCCATGTTCTTGTCGTCGGCGAATCTTTCCAACATGCTGGCCGATTTCACCGAAATCGCGCTGATTGCGTTACCGATGACGCTCGTCATCGTGGCGGCCGAAATCGACTTGTCGGTCGCATCAGTGCTCGGGGCATCGAGTGCGTTGATGGGCGTGCTATGGCATTTGGGGTTGCCGATGCCGCTCGTCATCGCCATCGTGCTCGTCGCAGGCACGCTCGCGGGACTCTTGAACGGGCTCGTGATCGTGCGCTTCGGCTTGCCATCGCTCGCCGTGACAATCGGCACACTCGCGCTCTATCGCGGCCTCGCGTATGTGTTGCTCGGCGATCAGGCCATCGCGGATTTTCCCGCGTCGTACACGGCGTTCGGCATCAACACGGTCGGCGATACGTTCTTGCCGATGCCGTTCCTGCTCGTGATCGCGGGGGCCATCGTCTTCACGATTCTTTTGCAGGCCACACCCTTCGGACGCAGCCTCTATGCCATCGGCGCCAACCCGACAGCCGCGCAGTTTTCGGGCATCGATGTCGGCAAGACGAAGCTGAAGCTCTTCATGATGTCGGGCGCAATGTCGGCGCTCGCGGGCATCGTCTATACCTTGCGCTTTACGAGCGCGCGGGGCGACAACGGCGAAGGTTTCGAGTTGTCCGTCATCGCGGCGGTGCTATTCGGCGGCGTGAGCATCTTCGGCGGACGCGGCTCGATGATCGGCGTGCTGCTGTCGCTCGTCATCATCGGCGTATTGCGCAATGCCCTGACGCTCGCGGATGTGTCGAGCGAAACGCTGACCATCGTGACCGGCGCGTTGCTGCTCTCTTCGGTGCTGATACCGAATCTGGTTGCGCGCTGGCGGGCGGCGCGCGAGAAGCGCCTGATGGCGCTCGATCTTTAA
- a CDS encoding amidohydrolase family protein, protein MQVVDPHIHLWDLSTHHYPWLANPQTSFVGDARKLKHDYLLADLLRDAEGIDVLKLVHVDANHDPADPVEETRWLQGIADGEGRGMPNGIVAGADLSRDDAPQVLEAHAAFANTRGIRQILNVHDNPLYDYVGRHFMHEPQWRKHFALLRRFGLSFDLQLYPSQMRDAAQLAREHDDTQFIVNHAGMFVDRASPAGYRAWRDGMRALAACPNVAVKISGLAMFDHQWTVESFRAYVLETIDTFGCERAMFASNFPVDRLFGSYTAMWTAYAHIVDDASASEKEALFVRNAERIYRI, encoded by the coding sequence ATGCAGGTTGTCGATCCGCATATTCACCTGTGGGACCTTTCCACGCACCATTACCCGTGGCTCGCCAATCCGCAGACGTCCTTCGTCGGCGATGCGCGCAAGCTGAAACATGACTATCTGCTTGCAGACTTGCTGCGTGATGCAGAAGGCATCGACGTGCTCAAGCTCGTTCATGTCGACGCGAATCACGATCCCGCCGATCCTGTTGAAGAGACGCGCTGGCTGCAAGGCATTGCGGACGGTGAAGGGCGCGGCATGCCGAACGGCATCGTCGCGGGCGCTGATCTGTCGCGCGACGATGCTCCTCAAGTGCTGGAAGCGCACGCGGCGTTTGCGAACACGCGGGGCATTCGCCAGATACTGAATGTGCATGACAACCCGCTGTATGACTACGTGGGCCGACACTTCATGCACGAGCCACAATGGCGCAAGCACTTCGCGTTGCTGAGGCGCTTCGGTTTGTCGTTCGATTTGCAGCTTTATCCGTCGCAGATGCGGGACGCTGCGCAGCTTGCGCGTGAACATGACGACACGCAGTTCATCGTGAACCACGCGGGGATGTTCGTGGACCGCGCGTCGCCGGCGGGGTATCGCGCGTGGCGTGACGGAATGCGTGCGCTGGCGGCATGCCCCAACGTCGCCGTGAAAATCAGCGGCCTTGCGATGTTCGATCATCAATGGACAGTGGAGAGCTTTCGGGCTTATGTGCTCGAAACCATCGACACGTTCGGCTGCGAGCGCGCCATGTTCGCTTCGAACTTTCCGGTGGACCGCCTGTTCGGTTCGTACACGGCGATGTGGACCGCCTACGCGCATATTGTCGATGATGCAAGCGCGAGCGAGAAAGAAGCGTTATTCGTTCGGAATGCAGAACGTATTTATCGCATATAA
- a CDS encoding luciferase-like monooxygenase gives MIPFSLLDLSPIPLGSTAADAFAHSLDLAQHAERWGYRRYWLAEHHNMTGIASAATSVVIAHIAGGTKTIRVGSGGIMLPNHAPLVIAEQFGTLASLFPGRIDLGLGRAPGTDQTTARALRRDLQGSADSFPDDVVELQRYFADPVEGQRVRAVPGAGLNVPIWLLGSSLFSAQLAAALGLPFAFASHFAPDYLMTALHVYRSQFRPSATLDKPYAMVGVNVFAADTADEARFLFTSLQQQFINLRRGTPGQLPPPVESIAWTPGERAGVEHSLSCSVVGDRADVEAGLRSVMDQTRADELIVTAQIFDHAARLRSFELTAQARDAIGATA, from the coding sequence ATGATCCCCTTCTCGCTGCTGGACCTCTCGCCCATTCCGCTCGGCTCGACCGCCGCCGACGCCTTCGCCCATTCGCTCGACCTCGCCCAGCACGCTGAACGCTGGGGCTACCGGCGTTACTGGCTCGCGGAACATCACAACATGACGGGCATCGCCAGTGCGGCGACGTCGGTGGTGATCGCGCATATCGCGGGCGGCACGAAGACCATTCGCGTCGGCTCGGGCGGCATCATGCTGCCGAATCACGCGCCGCTCGTGATCGCCGAGCAGTTCGGCACGCTCGCCTCGCTGTTTCCGGGCCGCATCGACCTCGGACTCGGACGCGCGCCCGGCACCGACCAGACGACCGCTCGCGCCCTGCGTCGCGACCTGCAAGGCAGCGCCGATTCGTTCCCCGACGACGTCGTGGAGCTGCAGCGTTATTTCGCCGATCCGGTGGAAGGCCAGCGCGTGCGCGCGGTGCCCGGCGCGGGACTGAATGTGCCTATCTGGCTGCTCGGCTCGTCGCTGTTCTCGGCGCAGCTTGCGGCGGCGCTCGGGCTGCCGTTCGCGTTCGCGTCCCATTTCGCGCCGGATTATCTGATGACCGCGCTGCACGTGTATCGCTCGCAATTCCGGCCGTCCGCCACGCTGGACAAACCTTACGCGATGGTCGGCGTCAACGTCTTCGCCGCCGACACCGCCGACGAAGCCCGCTTCCTTTTCACATCGCTGCAACAGCAGTTCATCAATCTTCGACGTGGCACGCCGGGACAACTGCCGCCGCCCGTCGAATCGATCGCGTGGACGCCGGGCGAGCGCGCGGGCGTGGAGCACTCGCTGTCGTGCTCGGTCGTCGGCGACCGAGCGGACGTCGAGGCGGGCCTGCGCTCGGTGATGGATCAGACGCGGGCCGACGAATTGATCGTCACCGCGCAAATTTTCGACCACGCCGCGCGCCTGCGTTCGTTCGAACTCACGGCGCAAGCCCGCGACGCCATCGGCGCGACGGCCTGA
- a CDS encoding sugar ABC transporter ATP-binding protein: protein MTPRLEMRHASKAFGRVRALGDASLQLFPGEVHALLGENGAGKSTLVKLLAGVYQPDSGELLVDGVTRRFANPAEARNAGIAVIYQEPTLFADLSIAENIYMGRQPRDRLGRIRYDEMHREVDALLASLGVNMRAQRLVRGLSIADQQVVEIAKALSLDANVLIMDEPTAALSLPEVERLFAIVRGLRERNAAVLFITHRLDEVFALTQRLTIMRDGMKVHDALTADMSIDSIVSKMVGRDLDTFYPKAEVTPGDVRLSVRNLTREGVFKNVSFDVRAGEIVALAGLVGAGRSEVARAIFGIDPVDGGEVRVGGNRIELGKPAAAVRAGLALVPEDRRAQGLAMELSIARNASLTVLGRLMRHGLISSRSESTLAADWGKRLRLKASDLDAPVGTLSGGNQQKVVLGKWLATNPKVLIIDEPTRGIDVGAKAEVYRTLAELVKEGMAVLMISSELPEVLGMADRVLVMHEGRVSADISRADANEERVMSAALGAPAHTLGHAA, encoded by the coding sequence ATGACACCAAGGCTCGAAATGCGGCACGCGAGCAAGGCCTTCGGCCGCGTGCGTGCGCTCGGCGACGCGAGCTTGCAGCTTTTTCCCGGCGAAGTGCACGCGTTGCTCGGCGAAAACGGCGCGGGCAAGTCCACGCTCGTCAAGCTACTCGCGGGCGTCTATCAGCCGGATTCGGGAGAATTGCTGGTCGACGGCGTGACGCGGCGCTTCGCCAATCCCGCCGAAGCACGCAATGCAGGCATCGCGGTGATCTATCAGGAGCCGACGCTCTTTGCGGACCTCTCCATTGCGGAGAACATCTATATGGGACGCCAGCCGCGCGACAGGCTGGGGCGCATTCGCTACGACGAAATGCATCGCGAAGTGGATGCGTTGCTCGCGTCGCTCGGCGTGAACATGCGCGCGCAGCGGCTCGTGCGCGGGCTGTCGATTGCGGATCAGCAAGTCGTGGAGATTGCGAAAGCGCTGTCGCTCGATGCCAACGTCCTCATCATGGATGAACCCACCGCCGCGCTTTCGCTACCTGAAGTGGAGCGGCTCTTCGCCATTGTGCGCGGTCTTCGTGAGCGCAATGCGGCGGTGCTTTTCATCACGCATCGGCTCGACGAAGTGTTTGCTTTGACGCAACGCCTGACGATCATGCGCGACGGCATGAAAGTGCACGACGCGCTGACTGCTGACATGAGCATCGATTCGATCGTGAGCAAGATGGTGGGCCGCGACCTCGACACGTTTTATCCAAAGGCAGAAGTAACGCCGGGCGATGTGCGTCTTTCGGTGCGCAATCTCACGCGAGAGGGCGTATTCAAGAACGTGTCGTTCGACGTGCGCGCGGGCGAGATCGTCGCGCTAGCGGGTCTCGTGGGCGCGGGAAGAAGCGAGGTGGCCCGCGCGATCTTCGGCATCGATCCAGTGGATGGCGGCGAGGTCAGAGTCGGCGGCAACAGGATCGAACTCGGCAAACCGGCTGCGGCCGTGCGCGCCGGGCTCGCGCTCGTGCCGGAAGACCGGCGCGCGCAAGGACTCGCGATGGAGTTGTCCATTGCGCGTAACGCGTCGTTGACAGTGCTCGGACGTTTGATGCGGCACGGTCTCATCTCGTCGCGAAGCGAGTCCACGCTCGCTGCCGACTGGGGCAAACGCCTCCGCCTCAAAGCCAGTGATCTCGACGCACCCGTGGGCACGCTCTCCGGCGGCAATCAGCAGAAAGTCGTGCTCGGCAAGTGGCTCGCGACGAACCCGAAGGTGCTCATTATCGACGAGCCGACCCGCGGCATCGACGTGGGCGCGAAAGCCGAGGTGTATCGCACGCTCGCAGAACTCGTGAAGGAGGGTATGGCCGTGCTGATGATATCGAGCGAATTGCCTGAAGTGCTTGGCATGGCGGACCGCGTGCTCGTCATGCACGAAGGCCGTGTCAGCGCGGATATATCCCGCGCCGATGCGAACGAGGAACGCGTGATGAGCGCGGCGTTGGGCGCTCCCGCGCATACATTGGGTCACGCGGCATGA